In Perognathus longimembris pacificus isolate PPM17 chromosome 23, ASM2315922v1, whole genome shotgun sequence, a single genomic region encodes these proteins:
- the Glyr1 gene encoding putative oxidoreductase GLYR1 isoform X1 — MAAVSLRLGDLVWGKLGRYPPWPGKIVNPPKDLKKPRGKKCFFVKFFGTEDHAWIKVEQLKPYHAHKEEMIKINKGKRFQQAVDAVEEFLRRAKGKDQTSSHTSADDKSRRNSSEERSRPNSGDEKRKLSLSEGKVKKNMGEGKKRVTSGSAERGSKCSLKRAQEQSPRKRGRPPKDEKDLTIPESSTVKGMMAGPMASFKWQPTASEPVKDADPHFHHFLLSQTEKPAVCYQAITKKLKICEEETGSTSIQAADSTAVNGSVTPTDKKIGFLGLGLMGSGIVSNLLKMGHTVTVWNRTAEKCDLFIQEGARLGRTPAEVVSTCDITFACVSDPKAAKDLVLGPSGVLQGIRPGKCYVDMSTVDADTVTELAQVIVSRGGRFLEAPVSGNQQLSNDGMLVILAAGDRGLYEDCSSCFQAMGKTSFFLGEVGNAAKMMLIVNMVQGSFMATIAEGLTLAQVTGQSQQTLLDILNQGQLASIFLDQKCQNILQGNFKPDFYLKYIQKDLRLAIALGDAVNHPTPMAAAANEVYKRAKALDQSDNDMSAVYRAYIH, encoded by the exons ATGGCGGCTGTGAGTCTGCGGCTCGGCGACTTGGTGTG GGGGAAACTCGGCAGGTATCCTCCGTGGCCGGGAAAG ATTGTTAATCCACCCAAGGACTTGAAGAAACCACGTGGAAAGAAATGCTTCTTTGTGAAGTTTTTTGGAACAGAGGATCA TGCGTGGATCAAAGTGGAACAGCTAAAGCCCTACCATGCTCATAAAGAAGAAATGATAAAGATCAACAAGGGCAAACGGTTCCAGCAAGCTGTGGATGCTGTTGAAGAGTTCCTAAGGAGAGCCAAAGGGAAAGACCAG ACATCATCCCACACTTCTGCTGATGACAAGAGTCGGCGTAATTCCAGTGAGGAGAGAAGTAGGCCAAACTCAGGTGATGAAAAGCGCAAGCTTAGCCTGTCTGAAGGGAAGGTGAAGAAGAAcatgggagaaggaaagaagagggtgaCTTCAGGCTCTGCAGAGAGAGGCTCCAAATGCTCTCTGAAAAGAGCCCAAGAGCAGAGTCCCCGGAAGCGGGGTCGGCCCCCAAAGGACGAGAAG GACCTCACCATCCCTGAGTCTAGTACTGTGAAGGGGATGATGGCAGGACCCATGGCCTCATTTAAGTGGCAGCCGACTGCAAGTGAG CCAGTCAAAGATGCAGATCCTCATTTCCATCATTTCCTACTGAGCCAGACAGAGAAG CCAGCTGTCTGTTACCAGGCAATCACAAAGAAGTTGAAAATCTGTGAAGAG GAAACTGGCTCCACCTCCATCCAGGCAGCTGACAGCACGGCAGTGAACGGCAGTGTCACACCCACAGACAAAAA gaTAGGATTTTTGGGCCTTGGTCTCATGGGAAGTGGCATCGTCTCCAACTTGCTAAAGATGGGTCACACAGTGACTGTATGGAACCGGACTGCAGAGAAA TGTGATTTGTTCATCCAGGAGGGGGCCCGCCTAGGAAGAACCCCCGCTGAAGTCGTTTCAACTTGTGACATCACTTTTGCCTGTGTGTCGGATCCAAAGGCAGCCAAGGAC CTGGTCCTAGGCCCCAGTGGCGTACTACAAGGGATCCGCCCAGGCAAGTGCTACGTAGACATGTCAACAGTGGATGCTGACACAGTCACCGAGCTAGCTCAG GTGATCGTGTCCAGGGGCGGCCGCTTCTTGGAAGCCCCAGTCTCAGGGAACCAGCAATTGTCTAATGATGGAATGTTGGTGATCTTAGCGGCTGGAGACAGGGGCTTGTATGAGGACTGCAGCAGCTGCTTCCAGGCCATGGGGAAGACCTCCTTCTTTCTAG GCGAAGTTGGCAATGCAGCCAAGATGATGCTGATTGTGAACATGGTCCAGGGGAGTTTCATGGCCACCATTGCCGAAGGACTTACCCTGGCCCAGGTGACAGGCCAGTCACAGCAGACACTGTTGGATATCCTCAATCAGGGACAGTTGGCCAGCATCTTCCTGGACCAGAAGTGCCAAA ACATCCTACAAGGAAACTTCAAGCCTGATTTCTACCTGAAGTACATTCAGAAGGATCTCCGCCTGGCCATTGCGCTGGGTGATGCCGTCAACCACCCCACTCCTATGGCAGCTGCCGCCAATGAG
- the Glyr1 gene encoding putative oxidoreductase GLYR1 isoform X4 encodes MAAVSLRLGDLVWGKLGRYPPWPGKIVNPPKDLKKPRGKKCFFVKFFGTEDHAWIKVEQLKPYHAHKEEMIKINKGKRFQQAVDAVEEFLRRAKGKDQDLTIPESSTVKGMMAGPMASFKWQPTASEPVKDADPHFHHFLLSQTEKPAVCYQAITKKLKICEEETGSTSIQAADSTAVNGSVTPTDKKIGFLGLGLMGSGIVSNLLKMGHTVTVWNRTAEKEGARLGRTPAEVVSTCDITFACVSDPKAAKDLVLGPSGVLQGIRPGKCYVDMSTVDADTVTELAQVIVSRGGRFLEAPVSGNQQLSNDGMLVILAAGDRGLYEDCSSCFQAMGKTSFFLGEVGNAAKMMLIVNMVQGSFMATIAEGLTLAQVTGQSQQTLLDILNQGQLASIFLDQKCQNILQGNFKPDFYLKYIQKDLRLAIALGDAVNHPTPMAAAANEVYKRAKALDQSDNDMSAVYRAYIH; translated from the exons ATGGCGGCTGTGAGTCTGCGGCTCGGCGACTTGGTGTG GGGGAAACTCGGCAGGTATCCTCCGTGGCCGGGAAAG ATTGTTAATCCACCCAAGGACTTGAAGAAACCACGTGGAAAGAAATGCTTCTTTGTGAAGTTTTTTGGAACAGAGGATCA TGCGTGGATCAAAGTGGAACAGCTAAAGCCCTACCATGCTCATAAAGAAGAAATGATAAAGATCAACAAGGGCAAACGGTTCCAGCAAGCTGTGGATGCTGTTGAAGAGTTCCTAAGGAGAGCCAAAGGGAAAGACCAG GACCTCACCATCCCTGAGTCTAGTACTGTGAAGGGGATGATGGCAGGACCCATGGCCTCATTTAAGTGGCAGCCGACTGCAAGTGAG CCAGTCAAAGATGCAGATCCTCATTTCCATCATTTCCTACTGAGCCAGACAGAGAAG CCAGCTGTCTGTTACCAGGCAATCACAAAGAAGTTGAAAATCTGTGAAGAG GAAACTGGCTCCACCTCCATCCAGGCAGCTGACAGCACGGCAGTGAACGGCAGTGTCACACCCACAGACAAAAA gaTAGGATTTTTGGGCCTTGGTCTCATGGGAAGTGGCATCGTCTCCAACTTGCTAAAGATGGGTCACACAGTGACTGTATGGAACCGGACTGCAGAGAAA GAGGGGGCCCGCCTAGGAAGAACCCCCGCTGAAGTCGTTTCAACTTGTGACATCACTTTTGCCTGTGTGTCGGATCCAAAGGCAGCCAAGGAC CTGGTCCTAGGCCCCAGTGGCGTACTACAAGGGATCCGCCCAGGCAAGTGCTACGTAGACATGTCAACAGTGGATGCTGACACAGTCACCGAGCTAGCTCAG GTGATCGTGTCCAGGGGCGGCCGCTTCTTGGAAGCCCCAGTCTCAGGGAACCAGCAATTGTCTAATGATGGAATGTTGGTGATCTTAGCGGCTGGAGACAGGGGCTTGTATGAGGACTGCAGCAGCTGCTTCCAGGCCATGGGGAAGACCTCCTTCTTTCTAG GCGAAGTTGGCAATGCAGCCAAGATGATGCTGATTGTGAACATGGTCCAGGGGAGTTTCATGGCCACCATTGCCGAAGGACTTACCCTGGCCCAGGTGACAGGCCAGTCACAGCAGACACTGTTGGATATCCTCAATCAGGGACAGTTGGCCAGCATCTTCCTGGACCAGAAGTGCCAAA ACATCCTACAAGGAAACTTCAAGCCTGATTTCTACCTGAAGTACATTCAGAAGGATCTCCGCCTGGCCATTGCGCTGGGTGATGCCGTCAACCACCCCACTCCTATGGCAGCTGCCGCCAATGAG
- the Glyr1 gene encoding putative oxidoreductase GLYR1 isoform X2 codes for MAAVSLRLGDLVWGKLGRYPPWPGKIVNPPKDLKKPRGKKCFFVKFFGTEDHAWIKVEQLKPYHAHKEEMIKINKGKRFQQAVDAVEEFLRRAKGKDQTSSHTSADDKSRRNSSEERSRPNSGDEKRKLSLSEGKVKKNMGEGKKRVTSGSAERGSKCSLKRAQEQSPRKRGRPPKDEKDLTIPESSTVKGMMAGPMASFKWQPTASEPVKDADPHFHHFLLSQTEKPAVCYQAITKKLKICEEETGSTSIQAADSTAVNGSVTPTDKKIGFLGLGLMGSGIVSNLLKMGHTVTVWNRTAEKEGARLGRTPAEVVSTCDITFACVSDPKAAKDLVLGPSGVLQGIRPGKCYVDMSTVDADTVTELAQVIVSRGGRFLEAPVSGNQQLSNDGMLVILAAGDRGLYEDCSSCFQAMGKTSFFLGEVGNAAKMMLIVNMVQGSFMATIAEGLTLAQVTGQSQQTLLDILNQGQLASIFLDQKCQNILQGNFKPDFYLKYIQKDLRLAIALGDAVNHPTPMAAAANEVYKRAKALDQSDNDMSAVYRAYIH; via the exons ATGGCGGCTGTGAGTCTGCGGCTCGGCGACTTGGTGTG GGGGAAACTCGGCAGGTATCCTCCGTGGCCGGGAAAG ATTGTTAATCCACCCAAGGACTTGAAGAAACCACGTGGAAAGAAATGCTTCTTTGTGAAGTTTTTTGGAACAGAGGATCA TGCGTGGATCAAAGTGGAACAGCTAAAGCCCTACCATGCTCATAAAGAAGAAATGATAAAGATCAACAAGGGCAAACGGTTCCAGCAAGCTGTGGATGCTGTTGAAGAGTTCCTAAGGAGAGCCAAAGGGAAAGACCAG ACATCATCCCACACTTCTGCTGATGACAAGAGTCGGCGTAATTCCAGTGAGGAGAGAAGTAGGCCAAACTCAGGTGATGAAAAGCGCAAGCTTAGCCTGTCTGAAGGGAAGGTGAAGAAGAAcatgggagaaggaaagaagagggtgaCTTCAGGCTCTGCAGAGAGAGGCTCCAAATGCTCTCTGAAAAGAGCCCAAGAGCAGAGTCCCCGGAAGCGGGGTCGGCCCCCAAAGGACGAGAAG GACCTCACCATCCCTGAGTCTAGTACTGTGAAGGGGATGATGGCAGGACCCATGGCCTCATTTAAGTGGCAGCCGACTGCAAGTGAG CCAGTCAAAGATGCAGATCCTCATTTCCATCATTTCCTACTGAGCCAGACAGAGAAG CCAGCTGTCTGTTACCAGGCAATCACAAAGAAGTTGAAAATCTGTGAAGAG GAAACTGGCTCCACCTCCATCCAGGCAGCTGACAGCACGGCAGTGAACGGCAGTGTCACACCCACAGACAAAAA gaTAGGATTTTTGGGCCTTGGTCTCATGGGAAGTGGCATCGTCTCCAACTTGCTAAAGATGGGTCACACAGTGACTGTATGGAACCGGACTGCAGAGAAA GAGGGGGCCCGCCTAGGAAGAACCCCCGCTGAAGTCGTTTCAACTTGTGACATCACTTTTGCCTGTGTGTCGGATCCAAAGGCAGCCAAGGAC CTGGTCCTAGGCCCCAGTGGCGTACTACAAGGGATCCGCCCAGGCAAGTGCTACGTAGACATGTCAACAGTGGATGCTGACACAGTCACCGAGCTAGCTCAG GTGATCGTGTCCAGGGGCGGCCGCTTCTTGGAAGCCCCAGTCTCAGGGAACCAGCAATTGTCTAATGATGGAATGTTGGTGATCTTAGCGGCTGGAGACAGGGGCTTGTATGAGGACTGCAGCAGCTGCTTCCAGGCCATGGGGAAGACCTCCTTCTTTCTAG GCGAAGTTGGCAATGCAGCCAAGATGATGCTGATTGTGAACATGGTCCAGGGGAGTTTCATGGCCACCATTGCCGAAGGACTTACCCTGGCCCAGGTGACAGGCCAGTCACAGCAGACACTGTTGGATATCCTCAATCAGGGACAGTTGGCCAGCATCTTCCTGGACCAGAAGTGCCAAA ACATCCTACAAGGAAACTTCAAGCCTGATTTCTACCTGAAGTACATTCAGAAGGATCTCCGCCTGGCCATTGCGCTGGGTGATGCCGTCAACCACCCCACTCCTATGGCAGCTGCCGCCAATGAG
- the Glyr1 gene encoding putative oxidoreductase GLYR1 isoform X3, producing the protein MAAVSLRLGDLVWGKLGRYPPWPGKIVNPPKDLKKPRGKKCFFVKFFGTEDHAWIKVEQLKPYHAHKEEMIKINKGKRFQQAVDAVEEFLRRAKGKDQDLTIPESSTVKGMMAGPMASFKWQPTASEPVKDADPHFHHFLLSQTEKPAVCYQAITKKLKICEEETGSTSIQAADSTAVNGSVTPTDKKIGFLGLGLMGSGIVSNLLKMGHTVTVWNRTAEKCDLFIQEGARLGRTPAEVVSTCDITFACVSDPKAAKDLVLGPSGVLQGIRPGKCYVDMSTVDADTVTELAQVIVSRGGRFLEAPVSGNQQLSNDGMLVILAAGDRGLYEDCSSCFQAMGKTSFFLGEVGNAAKMMLIVNMVQGSFMATIAEGLTLAQVTGQSQQTLLDILNQGQLASIFLDQKCQNILQGNFKPDFYLKYIQKDLRLAIALGDAVNHPTPMAAAANEVYKRAKALDQSDNDMSAVYRAYIH; encoded by the exons ATGGCGGCTGTGAGTCTGCGGCTCGGCGACTTGGTGTG GGGGAAACTCGGCAGGTATCCTCCGTGGCCGGGAAAG ATTGTTAATCCACCCAAGGACTTGAAGAAACCACGTGGAAAGAAATGCTTCTTTGTGAAGTTTTTTGGAACAGAGGATCA TGCGTGGATCAAAGTGGAACAGCTAAAGCCCTACCATGCTCATAAAGAAGAAATGATAAAGATCAACAAGGGCAAACGGTTCCAGCAAGCTGTGGATGCTGTTGAAGAGTTCCTAAGGAGAGCCAAAGGGAAAGACCAG GACCTCACCATCCCTGAGTCTAGTACTGTGAAGGGGATGATGGCAGGACCCATGGCCTCATTTAAGTGGCAGCCGACTGCAAGTGAG CCAGTCAAAGATGCAGATCCTCATTTCCATCATTTCCTACTGAGCCAGACAGAGAAG CCAGCTGTCTGTTACCAGGCAATCACAAAGAAGTTGAAAATCTGTGAAGAG GAAACTGGCTCCACCTCCATCCAGGCAGCTGACAGCACGGCAGTGAACGGCAGTGTCACACCCACAGACAAAAA gaTAGGATTTTTGGGCCTTGGTCTCATGGGAAGTGGCATCGTCTCCAACTTGCTAAAGATGGGTCACACAGTGACTGTATGGAACCGGACTGCAGAGAAA TGTGATTTGTTCATCCAGGAGGGGGCCCGCCTAGGAAGAACCCCCGCTGAAGTCGTTTCAACTTGTGACATCACTTTTGCCTGTGTGTCGGATCCAAAGGCAGCCAAGGAC CTGGTCCTAGGCCCCAGTGGCGTACTACAAGGGATCCGCCCAGGCAAGTGCTACGTAGACATGTCAACAGTGGATGCTGACACAGTCACCGAGCTAGCTCAG GTGATCGTGTCCAGGGGCGGCCGCTTCTTGGAAGCCCCAGTCTCAGGGAACCAGCAATTGTCTAATGATGGAATGTTGGTGATCTTAGCGGCTGGAGACAGGGGCTTGTATGAGGACTGCAGCAGCTGCTTCCAGGCCATGGGGAAGACCTCCTTCTTTCTAG GCGAAGTTGGCAATGCAGCCAAGATGATGCTGATTGTGAACATGGTCCAGGGGAGTTTCATGGCCACCATTGCCGAAGGACTTACCCTGGCCCAGGTGACAGGCCAGTCACAGCAGACACTGTTGGATATCCTCAATCAGGGACAGTTGGCCAGCATCTTCCTGGACCAGAAGTGCCAAA ACATCCTACAAGGAAACTTCAAGCCTGATTTCTACCTGAAGTACATTCAGAAGGATCTCCGCCTGGCCATTGCGCTGGGTGATGCCGTCAACCACCCCACTCCTATGGCAGCTGCCGCCAATGAG